One stretch of Novosphingobium pentaromativorans US6-1 DNA includes these proteins:
- a CDS encoding DMT family transporter produces MPVSTIAKVILVMLLWAACFPLITTGIKYAPHLTFAASRALLAGLALSFLALALRRPLPKGAHQWAMVALIGFGATSLGFLGMFHAAEYISPGIATVIANTQPLLAAALGSVALNERLTWRGMAGLLLGFVGILSIAAPEFLSGGQKTYVIGIAYIILAALGITVSNVMIKRIAGKVDALMAMGLQMLIGSVPLGIVAWATEEPASIQWSFAFIGALVGLSLLGTALVYWLWFSVLEKAPLNRANAFSFLIPIFGLMIGTLFYGETLGWPQLTGIALAIAGVSLVTRYGTRSVTVAPETGLSRSPRTQE; encoded by the coding sequence GTGCCGGTTTCAACGATAGCAAAAGTTATTCTCGTCATGCTGCTCTGGGCCGCTTGTTTTCCTCTCATCACGACAGGAATCAAATATGCTCCGCATCTAACTTTCGCGGCAAGCCGGGCCCTTTTGGCGGGTCTGGCCTTGAGCTTTCTGGCGTTGGCGCTTCGTCGGCCGCTGCCGAAGGGAGCGCACCAATGGGCGATGGTGGCTCTCATTGGTTTTGGCGCTACGAGTCTGGGGTTCCTCGGAATGTTTCACGCCGCGGAGTACATTTCACCGGGCATTGCCACGGTAATCGCCAACACGCAGCCATTGCTTGCCGCCGCGCTCGGGAGCGTGGCCCTCAACGAACGGCTCACGTGGCGAGGAATGGCTGGCTTGCTGCTGGGATTTGTCGGTATCCTGAGCATCGCTGCCCCCGAGTTCCTTTCCGGGGGGCAGAAAACCTATGTCATCGGTATTGCTTACATCATTCTGGCTGCGCTGGGCATCACTGTTAGTAATGTGATGATCAAGCGGATTGCGGGAAAGGTCGACGCGCTGATGGCGATGGGTCTTCAGATGCTGATTGGCAGCGTCCCGCTTGGCATCGTCGCCTGGGCGACGGAGGAGCCAGCGTCAATTCAGTGGTCGTTTGCCTTTATCGGCGCGCTTGTTGGCCTCAGCCTTCTGGGCACCGCGCTGGTCTACTGGCTATGGTTCTCGGTGTTGGAAAAAGCACCGCTCAACCGGGCCAATGCCTTCAGCTTCCTGATCCCGATTTTCGGACTGATGATCGGCACGCTTTTTTATGGAGAAACCCTGGGCTGGCCGCAGCTGACCGGTATTGCGCTCGCCATAGCGGGTGTAAGTCTGGTCACCCGGTATGGCACGAGATCGGTCACAGTTGCCCCCGAGACAGGTCTGAGCAGATCTCCCAGAACGCAAGAATAA
- a CDS encoding type II glyceraldehyde-3-phosphate dehydrogenase has protein sequence MNATSKTRVAVNGYGVIGKRVADAVARQEDMELAGVSDINADWRSRMVTQKGFRLYSAASEHNDAMRDSGLDVTGALDDLLSVAEIVVDCTPKHVAARNVEIYREKGIKFIVQGGEKHAVTGHSFVAEASYESALDRDSTRVVSCNTTSIVRTLTALKPAGLLHRARGTLLRRATDPWESHLGGIMNTLVPEPEIPSHQGPDARSVDPELDVITMAVKVPETLAHLHYWAVQLTRPAEKEEVLEAFRSSSRIALIRMADGLTAINTVKELMADLGRPHDNLYEVALWSDMLKVEGDELFYGYMVDNQAIVIPETIDAIRALVGKVRDPKESIAKTNAALGIGAVTQALGGQ, from the coding sequence ATGAACGCAACCAGCAAGACACGCGTGGCCGTCAACGGTTATGGCGTAATCGGCAAGCGCGTGGCCGACGCGGTTGCCCGGCAGGAAGACATGGAACTAGCGGGGGTTTCGGACATCAACGCCGACTGGCGATCGCGCATGGTGACGCAAAAAGGTTTCCGGCTCTATAGCGCAGCGAGCGAGCACAACGACGCGATGCGCGATAGCGGTCTCGATGTGACCGGAGCCCTGGACGATCTGCTCTCGGTGGCCGAAATCGTGGTGGATTGCACACCCAAACACGTTGCGGCCAGGAACGTCGAAATTTACCGTGAGAAGGGTATCAAATTCATCGTCCAGGGCGGTGAGAAACATGCGGTTACCGGGCATTCTTTCGTTGCCGAGGCGAGCTACGAAAGTGCGCTCGACCGCGACAGCACCCGCGTTGTTTCCTGCAACACGACCTCGATCGTCCGGACGTTGACGGCGCTCAAGCCTGCCGGCCTGCTCCACCGGGCGCGCGGCACGTTGCTGCGCCGGGCGACCGACCCGTGGGAGAGCCATCTCGGCGGCATCATGAATACGCTGGTCCCCGAACCCGAAATTCCGAGCCACCAGGGCCCGGATGCCCGGAGCGTCGATCCCGAACTCGATGTCATCACGATGGCAGTGAAGGTGCCCGAGACCCTGGCGCACCTGCATTACTGGGCGGTACAGCTGACGCGCCCTGCAGAAAAGGAGGAGGTACTCGAAGCCTTTCGGTCGTCAAGCCGCATCGCCCTTATTCGCATGGCGGACGGTTTGACGGCAATCAACACAGTGAAGGAGCTGATGGCCGATCTCGGCCGGCCTCACGATAACCTTTATGAGGTAGCTCTGTGGTCGGACATGCTGAAAGTGGAAGGCGACGAACTCTTCTACGGCTACATGGTCGACAACCAGGCGATCGTCATTCCCGAGACCATCGATGCGATCAGGGCTCTGGTCGGCAAAGTGCGCGATCCGAAAGAATCCATCGCCAAGACCAATGCCGCACTTGGCATCGGTGCGGTCACACAAGCACTGGGAGGCCAATGA
- a CDS encoding RNA polymerase sigma factor — MTGDDQNTDQDPDIAARAADAAVRRALVEGHRQILGFLRRRLGNADEAEEVLQAFMLRAVERSADLRDVRSVRGWLSRILATTIVDHQRSSGRRRKREEIVDPIVLEDLSIEPDDELEEAICNCLYKLLPTLKPEYADVIWRVDLLEEPRDRVAASLGVSLNNVTVRLHRGRQALKKRLEEMCLTCPIHGFLDCRCDEAERWRRRREQLVSASKL; from the coding sequence ATGACGGGTGACGACCAGAACACGGATCAGGATCCGGATATCGCTGCCAGAGCGGCGGATGCTGCGGTTCGCCGGGCACTCGTGGAAGGGCATCGGCAGATTCTTGGCTTTCTTCGTCGCCGATTGGGTAATGCAGACGAGGCCGAGGAGGTCTTGCAGGCCTTTATGTTGCGAGCGGTCGAGCGCTCTGCCGATTTGCGCGATGTGCGCAGCGTTCGCGGCTGGCTGAGCCGCATTCTCGCCACGACGATCGTTGATCATCAACGTAGCTCTGGAAGGCGGCGCAAGCGGGAGGAAATCGTGGATCCCATTGTCCTGGAAGATCTGTCGATCGAGCCGGATGACGAGCTCGAAGAGGCGATCTGCAATTGTCTGTACAAGCTCTTGCCGACGCTTAAGCCCGAATATGCCGATGTGATCTGGCGGGTAGACCTGCTCGAAGAACCGCGCGACCGCGTGGCGGCGAGCCTTGGCGTGAGCTTGAACAATGTCACGGTAAGGCTTCATCGGGGCCGACAGGCGCTCAAGAAGCGGCTCGAAGAGATGTGCCTCACCTGCCCGATACATGGTTTCCTCGATTGCCGCTGCGACGAGGCCGAACGCTGGCGCCGCCGCCGCGAACAACTGGTAAGTGCTTCCAAACTGTAA
- a CDS encoding CBS domain-containing protein: MKMKHIMTTSVVSVTPETSVPEVARLLLERHISAVPVIGSDGQLAGIVSEGDLLRRTEDGSHPHGSWWLRHFSKRGASAADYVKARGRFAADVMTRDVVTVTEEALSSEVAHLLESRRIKRVPVLREDKVVGIVSRADLIRGLAAGKDMVPPPMSVSDEAIRKQLLDEIEQADWGPSYGISVIVAKGIVQIWGIVNSQDQVDALRVAAENVPGVLGLEMNVEPMPPYAWGAYGWVV, translated from the coding sequence ATGAAGATGAAGCATATCATGACGACGTCGGTGGTTTCGGTTACGCCGGAAACCTCGGTCCCGGAAGTTGCCCGGCTCCTGCTCGAGCGGCACATCAGCGCTGTGCCGGTGATCGGGTCTGACGGTCAGCTGGCGGGAATTGTGAGCGAAGGGGACCTGCTGCGCAGAACCGAGGATGGTAGCCATCCGCATGGTTCCTGGTGGTTGCGGCATTTCTCCAAGCGCGGAGCCAGCGCGGCGGATTACGTGAAGGCACGCGGACGTTTCGCCGCCGACGTGATGACGCGCGACGTCGTCACTGTCACGGAGGAAGCCTTGAGCAGCGAGGTGGCACACCTGCTCGAATCCAGGCGAATCAAGCGTGTTCCGGTCCTACGCGAGGATAAAGTGGTCGGCATTGTCAGCCGCGCCGATCTTATACGCGGACTTGCGGCGGGCAAGGACATGGTGCCTCCTCCCATGTCAGTCTCCGATGAGGCGATCCGCAAGCAGCTTCTTGACGAGATCGAGCAAGCGGATTGGGGGCCGTCCTATGGCATTAGCGTGATTGTTGCGAAGGGTATCGTGCAAATCTGGGGAATTGTGAATTCACAGGATCAGGTAGACGCGCTCCGAGTCGCCGCTGAGAATGTGCCAGGGGTTCTAGGTCTGGAGATGAACGTCGAACCGATGCCTCCCTATGCGTGGGGAGCATATGGCTGGGTGGTATAA
- a CDS encoding RNA polymerase sigma factor has translation MPTATTQGSFRSPSAVDDDAVLQRLTECRSEFLGFFQRRLRRPDEAEDAFQDFCVKVICAARNPKDSGKVDAWLRRVMRNSLIDHYRRRGTRQRAMDAYAAEPAEAIVQPDMEQVENPCCCVGDILPTLRPDYAEIVRRVDLAEEPRERVAAGLGLTPNNVGVRLHRARRALKDKLEERCSSCSFGSYRNCDCSPPTRTAGSSDRRTGLHGGVVAGASI, from the coding sequence ATGCCAACCGCAACAACACAAGGATCTTTCCGATCCCCATCTGCCGTCGACGATGACGCCGTATTGCAACGTCTGACCGAATGCCGTTCCGAATTCCTGGGCTTCTTCCAGCGCCGGCTTCGCCGGCCCGATGAGGCAGAGGATGCCTTCCAGGATTTCTGCGTGAAGGTGATCTGCGCCGCGCGGAACCCAAAGGACAGCGGCAAAGTCGACGCATGGCTTCGCCGGGTCATGCGCAATTCGCTGATCGACCATTACAGGCGCCGCGGAACGCGGCAGCGGGCGATGGATGCCTATGCAGCCGAACCTGCAGAAGCAATTGTTCAACCAGATATGGAACAGGTTGAAAATCCATGCTGCTGCGTTGGAGACATCTTGCCAACGCTCCGACCGGACTACGCTGAGATCGTCCGGCGCGTTGATCTCGCGGAGGAGCCGCGCGAACGTGTCGCGGCCGGTCTCGGGCTCACGCCTAACAATGTGGGTGTGCGGTTGCACCGGGCTCGCCGCGCATTGAAGGACAAGCTTGAGGAACGATGCTCTTCCTGCTCATTCGGAAGTTACCGGAACTGCGATTGCAGTCCGCCAACCCGGACAGCTGGCTCATCCGATCGCCGCACCGGTCTGCACGGTGGCGTCGTGGCTGGAGCATCGATCTGA
- a CDS encoding alpha-D-glucose phosphate-specific phosphoglucomutase, with amino-acid sequence MNIRTIRTRPFADQRPGTSGLRKKVSVFQQPHYLENFIQSIFDAVGGSHGQTLVVGGDGRYYNRRATQTVIKMAAAHGFDRIVVGREGLLSTPAASNLIRMRGAFGGLILSASHNPGGPDGDFGIKYNASNGGPAPENLTEAIYALSQKIASYRIIDAPDVDIDRIGISSLGGTTIEIVDPVSEYAALMETLFDFDRLREFLGSGGFRMRFDAMHAATGPYARAILEDRLGAPAGTVVNGVPLPDFGGVKPDPNLARARELVEIMYGVGGPDFGAASDGDGDRNMILGRGFFVTPSDSLAVLAANAHLAPGYRAGLVGVARSMPTSRALDRVADDLGIPCFETPTGWKFFGNLLDAGKITLCGEESFGTGSDHIREKDGLWAVLLWLTILAERRQPLAQIVQDHWRRYGRHFYARHDYEALDVAAANALMDSLGGRIGELNGRQLGGSMVHFADDFSYSDPVDHRLTPHQGIRLLFEDGSRIIYRLSGTGSSDAALRLYLERYEPDLQRQGQDVQSALTELTAIARDFAEIPKRLGREEPSVIT; translated from the coding sequence ATGAACATTCGCACGATCCGCACCCGTCCTTTTGCGGATCAACGACCTGGCACGTCAGGCCTTCGCAAGAAGGTATCCGTCTTCCAGCAGCCGCATTATCTAGAGAATTTCATACAGTCGATCTTCGATGCTGTCGGTGGCTCTCATGGCCAGACCCTCGTCGTCGGCGGCGACGGTCGGTACTACAACCGGCGCGCAACTCAAACTGTGATCAAGATGGCCGCGGCACACGGCTTTGACCGTATCGTCGTCGGCCGTGAAGGGCTGTTGTCGACGCCGGCCGCCTCCAATCTTATTCGTATGCGCGGCGCCTTCGGCGGTCTGATCCTCTCGGCAAGCCACAACCCCGGCGGCCCCGATGGCGATTTCGGGATCAAGTATAATGCTTCGAACGGTGGCCCGGCACCGGAGAATCTCACCGAAGCGATTTATGCACTGAGCCAGAAGATCGCTTCTTATCGTATCATCGATGCGCCGGATGTTGATATCGACCGCATCGGTATATCCAGTCTCGGCGGTACTACGATTGAGATCGTCGATCCTGTCAGCGAATACGCAGCGCTCATGGAGACTCTTTTCGATTTCGATCGCCTTCGGGAATTTCTCGGGAGCGGCGGCTTCCGAATGCGGTTCGACGCCATGCATGCAGCTACGGGTCCTTATGCACGCGCAATCCTTGAGGACCGTCTCGGTGCTCCGGCCGGAACCGTCGTCAACGGCGTGCCGTTGCCGGACTTCGGCGGCGTCAAGCCAGATCCGAACCTGGCTCGGGCCCGGGAACTGGTTGAGATCATGTATGGTGTCGGCGGACCTGATTTCGGGGCCGCCTCGGACGGAGATGGTGATCGCAACATGATCCTGGGTCGCGGATTCTTCGTGACTCCGAGCGACAGCCTGGCCGTTCTTGCCGCAAATGCGCATCTCGCACCGGGCTACCGTGCGGGCCTCGTCGGCGTCGCGCGCTCGATGCCGACGAGTCGCGCGCTCGACCGGGTCGCCGATGATCTCGGCATTCCCTGCTTCGAAACGCCGACTGGCTGGAAGTTTTTTGGTAATCTGCTGGATGCCGGCAAGATAACGCTATGCGGCGAAGAGAGTTTTGGGACGGGCTCGGATCACATCCGCGAAAAGGATGGCTTATGGGCCGTCTTGCTGTGGCTGACTATCCTGGCGGAGCGGCGGCAACCATTGGCCCAGATCGTTCAAGATCACTGGCGACGATATGGGCGTCACTTTTATGCCCGGCACGACTACGAAGCGCTCGATGTCGCGGCCGCCAATGCCCTTATGGATTCATTGGGCGGGCGGATCGGCGAGTTGAACGGACGCCAGCTTGGCGGGTCGATGGTTCATTTTGCCGACGACTTCAGCTATTCAGATCCCGTCGATCACCGTCTGACGCCGCATCAGGGCATTCGGCTACTGTTCGAGGACGGCTCTCGCATCATCTATCGACTATCCGGTACCGGGAGCAGCGATGCTGCCTTGCGGCTTTATTTGGAACGCTACGAACCGGATTTGCAGCGCCAGGGCCAGGATGTGCAATCGGCGTTGACCGAGCTTACGGCGATCGCGCGCGATTTTGCTGAAATCCCCAAGCGACTTGGGCGAGAAGAGCCTTCCGTCATAACCTGA
- the edd gene encoding phosphogluconate dehydratase has protein sequence MNPVVEAVTARIAERSKPRRDDYLAFIDRQLNAGPRRSTLSCSNLAHAFAASGDDKQTISAARATNIGLVTAYNDMLSAHAPYYRYPEQIKIFAREVGATAQVAGGAPAMCDGVTQGQDGMELSLFSRDTIALAVSVGLSHAMFEGALLLGICDKIVPGLLIGMLRFGHLPAILVPAGPMPSGLPNKEKARVRQLFAEGKVGHDELLEAESASYHAPGTCTFYGTANSNQMMMEVMGLHVPGAAFVNPGTKLRQELTRAAVHRVTEIGAGGNDYRPFGRCVDEKAIVNAAVGLLATGGSTNHTIHLPAIARAAGIEIDWSDLEELSAAVPLIAQVYPNGAGDVNGFQAAGGMAYVTRELIQSGHLHRDLLTVWTSDLGAYTEQPVLEGDVLVWRAGPQESGNVDMLKPASAPFFPDGGIRLLQGNLGRCVMKTSAVDPERWTIEASARVFSNQDDVVMAFEAGELDRDTVVVVRFQGPRANGMPELHKLLPPLGVLQDRGFRIALVTDGRMSGASGKVPSAIHVSPEALGGGPLARLRDGDLVRLSADDGLLAALVSEPEWERREPVAPPQEHPGLGRELFAMMRLHADEAEKGSSAMLALAGL, from the coding sequence ATGAATCCAGTCGTTGAAGCCGTCACTGCGAGGATCGCCGAGCGCTCCAAGCCGCGCCGGGATGACTATCTTGCGTTCATTGACCGGCAGCTGAATGCAGGCCCCCGGCGCAGCACATTATCCTGCAGCAATCTGGCGCATGCATTCGCGGCATCGGGCGATGACAAGCAGACAATCTCTGCCGCTCGCGCAACCAATATTGGTCTTGTTACAGCGTATAATGACATGCTGTCCGCCCATGCGCCCTATTACCGGTATCCAGAGCAGATCAAGATCTTCGCACGGGAAGTCGGCGCAACCGCGCAAGTTGCGGGCGGGGCTCCCGCGATGTGCGATGGCGTGACCCAAGGGCAGGATGGCATGGAATTGTCGCTGTTCAGCCGCGATACGATCGCGCTTGCCGTTTCGGTAGGCCTCAGTCATGCCATGTTCGAGGGTGCGCTTCTCCTCGGTATCTGCGACAAGATCGTGCCGGGGCTTCTGATCGGCATGCTCCGTTTTGGCCATCTTCCCGCGATCCTCGTTCCCGCAGGGCCGATGCCGTCCGGCCTTCCCAACAAAGAGAAGGCGCGCGTTCGCCAACTCTTCGCGGAGGGCAAAGTGGGGCACGACGAACTGCTTGAGGCGGAAAGCGCCTCCTACCATGCGCCCGGCACCTGCACCTTTTACGGTACTGCCAATTCCAACCAGATGATGATGGAGGTGATGGGCCTCCACGTGCCAGGCGCGGCGTTCGTCAATCCTGGCACGAAGCTGCGGCAGGAGTTGACGCGCGCAGCGGTGCATCGCGTGACCGAGATTGGGGCGGGCGGAAACGACTATCGCCCGTTCGGACGCTGCGTAGACGAGAAAGCGATTGTCAATGCCGCAGTCGGGCTTCTCGCGACCGGTGGCTCGACAAATCACACGATCCATCTGCCCGCCATCGCCCGGGCCGCAGGGATAGAGATTGACTGGAGCGACCTTGAGGAGTTGAGCGCAGCCGTACCGCTCATTGCGCAGGTCTATCCGAACGGGGCCGGCGATGTGAACGGATTCCAAGCGGCTGGCGGCATGGCCTATGTCACTCGTGAGCTCATCCAATCGGGCCATCTCCACCGGGATCTATTGACGGTCTGGACCAGCGACCTTGGTGCCTATACCGAGCAGCCGGTGTTGGAAGGCGATGTGCTCGTCTGGCGCGCCGGGCCGCAGGAAAGCGGCAATGTCGACATGCTGAAACCCGCCAGTGCGCCGTTCTTCCCCGATGGCGGCATACGGCTCCTTCAGGGCAATCTTGGGCGCTGCGTCATGAAGACGAGTGCAGTCGATCCTGAGCGCTGGACAATCGAGGCATCGGCACGCGTGTTTTCAAATCAGGATGACGTGGTGATGGCTTTCGAGGCGGGTGAGCTCGACCGCGACACGGTCGTCGTCGTACGTTTTCAGGGACCGCGCGCGAACGGTATGCCCGAACTGCACAAACTCCTTCCCCCGCTAGGTGTTCTGCAGGATCGTGGATTCAGAATTGCACTCGTGACCGATGGGCGGATGTCGGGTGCGTCCGGCAAAGTGCCTTCAGCAATCCACGTCTCGCCCGAAGCACTCGGCGGCGGCCCGCTCGCGCGATTGCGCGACGGCGACCTTGTTCGCCTCTCGGCGGACGATGGTCTGCTGGCGGCTCTGGTAAGCGAGCCGGAATGGGAACGACGGGAGCCTGTTGCGCCGCCACAAGAGCACCCAGGTCTTGGCCGCGAGCTGTTCGCCATGATGCGTCTCCATGCCGACGAGGCGGAAAAGGGTAGTTCGGCGATGCTGGCCCTTGCCGGGCTATAA
- a CDS encoding helix-turn-helix domain-containing protein, whose translation MHEIEPHRTFVTEGDPADYLFNITEGTVKVYKLLPDGRQQITGFLSAGDFLGLSFQENYGCSAEAVTQVRFCQFPRRKLSQLLTDFPEMERRLLGIASNELAAAQDQMLLLGRKTARERVASFLLMLSRRAVRAGREIDPVILPMTRADIADYLGLTVETVSRTFTQLKKAGVVELHEAGIVHLPDPAALEELGGGI comes from the coding sequence GTGCACGAGATTGAGCCGCATCGAACATTTGTCACCGAAGGCGACCCAGCGGACTACCTCTTCAATATCACAGAAGGTACGGTCAAAGTGTACAAGTTGCTGCCCGACGGTAGGCAACAGATTACCGGTTTTCTCTCCGCTGGCGACTTTCTTGGCCTCTCCTTCCAGGAGAATTATGGCTGCAGCGCCGAGGCGGTTACGCAGGTGCGCTTTTGCCAGTTCCCGCGCAGGAAGCTTTCACAGCTTCTGACCGACTTTCCCGAAATGGAGCGGCGGCTTCTTGGAATAGCCTCCAACGAACTTGCGGCGGCGCAAGATCAGATGCTTTTGCTCGGACGTAAGACCGCACGCGAACGCGTCGCCAGCTTCCTCCTCATGCTATCCCGCCGCGCTGTACGCGCCGGACGGGAAATTGATCCTGTCATCCTTCCTATGACCCGCGCGGATATCGCCGATTATCTGGGCCTCACCGTAGAAACCGTGAGCCGCACTTTTACCCAGCTCAAAAAGGCGGGTGTGGTAGAATTACATGAAGCGGGCATCGTGCATCTCCCCGACCCCGCGGCACTCGAGGAACTCGGCGGGGGCATCTAG
- a CDS encoding heavy metal translocating P-type ATPase: MTLEVGGLFEVLDHLGVEKQLNEEEGVRSAAANPASASVTVDYDEAVTSAEVLRRTVTSCGFRCRGSVTPRHVCEPDMAASVKDPAATPAHAGHSGSAPAQDEMAHEMGHGAGMDMADMVRDMRNRFWIALIFTIPIFIYSPMGGMFTPPAPPFGLKLDIWLFLLGSAAILYPSWPFFTAAWRAVRNGVLNMAVLVVLSVGTGYFFSVGSTFLFPGVQFFEAVAVLLVFILLGHWLEMRARAGASAAIRALLDLAPPMATVLRDGREVEVPTSEVLAGETVFIRPGNKIPVDGVILEGESLVDESMLTGESMPVNKAPGDEVIGATINKSGSFRYRATKVGADTALAQIVKLVQEAQNSKAPAQLLADRASQWLVLIAILIGLATFAVWFWVIGSPLLFALTLTITVFVIACPDALGLATPMAVMVGTGLGATNGILFKNAGALEDATKLDVIVFDKTGTLTMGQPRVVEVVAAQGQSDDDVLRIAAAVERDSEHPLALAIIERADGLALPEARGFRNIEGKGALAEVGGETVLLGNRRVMDEEGVDFVELAREAERLKEDGRTVVHVAHGGRILGLLAIADAPRPTAKAAVAKLRERGVDVAMLTGDNEGTAKRIAAELGIDIVLADVLPGQKADKVRELQGQGKRVGMVGDGVNDAPALTQADVGFAIGAGTDVAMESADVVLMKSDPYDVVGAIELSRATLRKMHQNLFWAVAYNVIAFPAAAGVFYPLVISPELAALAMSGSSALVAVNALLLKRTRLEGVGHGRADAEVNARPAEAAA; encoded by the coding sequence GTGACATTGGAGGTCGGCGGCCTCTTCGAAGTTCTCGATCATCTCGGGGTAGAAAAGCAGCTGAATGAAGAGGAAGGGGTGCGCAGCGCGGCTGCCAATCCGGCCTCTGCCAGCGTGACCGTCGACTATGATGAGGCTGTCACCTCTGCCGAGGTGCTGCGGCGCACCGTGACTTCTTGCGGCTTTCGTTGTCGCGGCAGTGTCACGCCGCGCCATGTTTGTGAGCCGGACATGGCGGCATCTGTGAAAGACCCGGCCGCCACTCCTGCCCACGCCGGTCATTCAGGGTCTGCGCCCGCGCAGGACGAGATGGCGCATGAAATGGGCCACGGCGCCGGTATGGACATGGCCGACATGGTCCGCGACATGCGCAACCGCTTCTGGATTGCGCTGATCTTCACCATACCGATCTTCATCTATTCGCCGATGGGCGGCATGTTCACGCCGCCCGCGCCGCCTTTCGGCCTCAAGCTTGATATCTGGCTCTTCCTGCTCGGTAGCGCCGCGATCCTTTATCCGAGCTGGCCATTCTTCACTGCCGCATGGCGGGCGGTCAGAAACGGCGTGCTCAATATGGCCGTGCTTGTGGTCCTTTCGGTCGGCACCGGCTACTTCTTCAGCGTCGGCTCGACCTTCCTTTTTCCTGGTGTGCAATTTTTTGAAGCCGTGGCGGTGCTACTGGTGTTCATTCTGCTTGGTCATTGGCTCGAAATGCGCGCCCGCGCCGGTGCGTCTGCGGCCATCCGGGCGCTGCTCGATCTTGCCCCTCCCATGGCGACGGTTCTTCGCGACGGGCGCGAAGTTGAAGTGCCAACTTCGGAGGTGCTGGCCGGCGAAACCGTGTTTATTCGACCGGGCAACAAGATCCCGGTCGATGGCGTTATTCTGGAGGGAGAATCGCTCGTCGACGAGTCGATGCTCACCGGAGAGTCGATGCCGGTGAATAAGGCACCTGGTGACGAGGTGATCGGGGCAACCATCAACAAGAGCGGCAGCTTCCGCTATCGCGCCACCAAAGTGGGGGCTGACACGGCGCTCGCACAGATCGTCAAACTGGTGCAGGAGGCGCAGAATTCGAAGGCGCCGGCCCAGCTGCTCGCCGACCGTGCTTCCCAGTGGCTGGTTCTGATTGCCATCCTGATTGGGCTCGCAACCTTCGCAGTGTGGTTCTGGGTGATAGGCTCGCCGCTGCTGTTCGCGCTTACCTTGACCATCACGGTGTTCGTGATCGCTTGTCCCGATGCGCTTGGACTGGCGACGCCGATGGCAGTAATGGTCGGCACCGGCCTTGGCGCGACCAACGGCATTCTGTTTAAGAATGCAGGGGCGCTTGAGGATGCCACCAAACTCGACGTGATCGTATTCGACAAGACCGGCACGCTGACCATGGGTCAGCCGCGTGTCGTTGAAGTTGTTGCCGCCCAAGGGCAGAGCGACGATGATGTGCTGCGGATAGCCGCGGCTGTCGAGCGGGATTCCGAGCACCCACTCGCCCTGGCGATCATTGAACGGGCCGATGGTCTCGCGCTGCCCGAGGCGCGCGGTTTTCGCAACATTGAAGGCAAGGGCGCGCTTGCCGAGGTCGGCGGTGAGACAGTGCTGCTCGGCAACCGGCGGGTCATGGATGAGGAGGGAGTTGATTTCGTGGAACTTGCCAGGGAAGCCGAACGCCTCAAGGAAGACGGTCGTACGGTGGTTCATGTCGCGCATGGCGGACGTATTCTTGGTCTGTTGGCGATTGCCGACGCGCCGCGTCCCACCGCGAAGGCCGCCGTTGCCAAACTGCGCGAGCGCGGTGTCGACGTGGCGATGCTGACGGGCGACAACGAAGGCACAGCCAAGCGTATCGCTGCGGAACTGGGTATCGACATCGTGCTCGCCGACGTATTACCGGGCCAGAAGGCCGACAAGGTCAGGGAGTTGCAGGGTCAGGGCAAGCGCGTCGGCATGGTCGGTGATGGCGTGAATGATGCGCCAGCGCTAACGCAGGCCGACGTCGGGTTTGCTATCGGTGCCGGAACCGACGTGGCGATGGAAAGCGCGGACGTAGTGTTGATGAAGAGCGACCCGTATGACGTCGTGGGCGCTATCGAGCTGTCGCGCGCCACCTTGCGCAAGATGCACCAGAATCTGTTCTGGGCCGTGGCCTACAATGTCATTGCCTTCCCGGCCGCTGCAGGCGTTTTCTATCCTCTGGTCATCAGTCCGGAGCTGGCGGCGCTGGCGATGTCGGGCAGCTCTGCGCTGGTTGCGGTCAACGCATTGCTGCTCAAGCGTACCCGTCTGGAGGGGGTAGGGCACGGCAGAGCCGACGCGGAGGTGAACGCTCGCCCTGCTGAAGCAGCTGCATGA